In Glandiceps talaboti chromosome 14, keGlaTala1.1, whole genome shotgun sequence, a single genomic region encodes these proteins:
- the LOC144445563 gene encoding cytochrome c oxidase subunit 5B, mitochondrial-like has product MASLICRARLTGLLARPFVASSVRTMAKGGGVPANEEHATGLEKLEMDMKESGIDDPFNLKVKHVVPGTKLTPTPVPSIFEKRIIGCICEEDATTINWMWLHKGDAQRCDCGHFFELTADKPLQPTIRQ; this is encoded by the exons ATGGCTTCTCTTATTTGTCGTGCACGCCTTACCGGCCTTTTAGCAAGGCCTTTCGTCGCGTCGTCAGTTAGGACGATGGCAAAGGGTGGAG GTGTTCCAGCCAATGAAGAACATGCCACAGGTTTGGAAAAATTAGAAATGGACATGAAGGAGTCTGGTATTGAT GATCCTTTTAATttgaaagttaaacatgttGTACCTGGCACAAAGCTGACACCCACACCAGTGCCATCAATCTTCGAAAAAAGAATTATTGGTTGTATCT gTGAAGAAGATGCCACCACAATAAACTGGATGTGGCTACACAAAGGAGATGCACAAAGATGTGATTGTGGTCATTTTTTTGAGCTAACAGCTGATAAACCCTTGCAACCCACAATACGACAATAG